The region CCCCCCCCCCCCCCCCCCCCCCCCCCCCCCCCCCCCCCCCCCCCCCCCCCCCCCCCCCCCCCCCCCCCCCCCCCCCCTTTTGACCCGGCCGCCGCCGCCATGCAGTTCGCGGCGCAGGCGTGCGCGTGGCGGGCGGGGGAGAGCGAGCAGCAGTACCGCGCGCGGCTCGCGCCGGTCGCGACGCCGGGCGCGGCCGCGGCCTGGCAGCACGGCACCGCGCAGCGGGTGCACTGCCTGCAGCTGAACGCGGCGGTGCTGCACGCGGACGCGGCCTCGGCGAGTGTCGCGGTCACGGCCGTGCAGGTCTACCCGGACCCCGCCGACGCCGAGGGCATGCGGGCCTACCGCTGGAGCGGCACCGTCGCGCTGGCCGCGGACGGCGGCGCGTGGACGGTGACGGGCTGATGCCCGCGTCGGTGAAGCTCGCGGTGGCGGCGATCGGCGTGCTGTCGGCGCTGCTGCTGGGCATGATGTTCGCGGTCACCGGCGGCGACAGCGACGCCGCCTCCAGCGCGAAACAGCCCGGCACCAGCGCGTGCGTGGCCGGGTCCGGGCTGCGCGCGGGCACCGTGCCGAACGGGTGGGAGGCCGACATCCTGGCCGCCGCGCAGACCTCCGGCGTGCCCGGCCCGATCCTGGCCGCGCAGCTGGAGGTCGAGTCGGGCTGGAACCCGAACGCCGCCAGCACCAAGGGCGCGCGCGGGCTGGCACAGTTCCTGCCCGGCACCTGGCAGGCGTACGGTCAAGGCTCGCCGACGGACCCGAAGGCCGCGATCGCCGCCCAAGGCAAGTACATGGCCGCACTCCTGCAGGCCGTCAGCAGCGTCGCGACATCCACCGGTGCCGACAAAGTGGTGCTGGCCCTCGCGGCGTACAACGCCGGGCCCGGGCGGATCACCGAGTACCACGGGGTGCCGCCGTTCGCCGAGACCCAGGCGTACGTGGCGAAGATCCCGGCGCTGGCGCAGCAGACGTACGCCGGTGACTGCACCCAGCAGGCCGGCGGCGAGGTGGTCGTGCAGGTGGGGCCGGGGCAGTGGGCGAGCCCGCTGCCCGGCGGGATCCTGACCAGCACGTTCAGCATGCGCTGGGGTGTCATGCACTGGGGCATCGACCTCGCGGTCGCCGGCGGCCAGGTCACCGCCCCGACCGAGCTGCTGATCACGTGGGCCGGTGATCACGGTGACGGGTACGGCACGTCCGTGGTGGGGCGCACCACCGACGGCACCGACCTGCAGATGCGGTTCGGGCACTGCGCCGCCGGCTCCACCACCCTCACCACCGGCAGCACCGCTCCGGCGGGCTCGAAGCTGTGCGACATGGGCTCCACCGGGGACTCCACCGGACCGCACCTGCACTTCGAGATCTACACGCCGGGCAGCCCGCAGAACGCGTACGCCACGTCGTGCGGGTGCGCCATCGACCCGCTGCCGATCCTCACCGGGAAGGGGATGAGCTTCTGATGCGCACTCCATGGGCAGCGGTCGCGGCTGCGCTCGGCAGCGTCCTCGTCCTGGGCGCGTGCACCGCCGGCAGCGACGCGCCACCGCCGGCGCGCTCCTCCTCATCCGCGCAGGCCTCGAGCACGCCGCAGCCGCCGGTGACGAAGCCGGCGCCGATCGATCCGGCGAGCGTGGATACCAGCAACCCGGAGGTGGTGGCCGAGGCGGTCGCGGTCGCGTCGGTCACCTGGGACACCACGCTGCACGACTCGGAGTTCGACGCGGCCCGGTCGGTGACCGCGCTGATGACGCCGCAGCTGGCCGCGGCGTACGCGCCGGCCGGCCCGGACGCGCACCCCTCGACGGATGCGCGGTGGGCGCAGGCCCGCGACCTGCACGCCTACGCCGTGCCCGACGTGCGCACCGCGCAGGACAACCACGCCGCACCACCGGACACCGCCACGACGGTCTACCGCGTGTACGACGCCACCTGGACGTGGCACGGCGACGGCGGCCAGACGATCCACGACCCGCGCACCCGGTACCTGTACGTGACCGTGAGCCAGCAGCCCGACGGCCGCTGGCTCGTCTCGACGCTCGACGTCTCCGACGTCGGCGGATAGGAGAACCCACCGTGAGCTCGACCGAGCAGCAGAGCACATACCGGACGCGCCGCCAGCGCGCCGCGGCGATCGGCGGCGCCGCCCTGCTGGTCCTCGGCGCGGTGCTCGCGTGGTCGGTCGGTGGGGGACTGGCCGCCCTGATCGACGGCGACGGGTTCCGGCCCGCCTACCCGCGGCTGCACCCCGAGGCGTTCCGCGGCGTGCTGCGCGGCGACGACGGCGCGCAGCTGGTCAGCATCGCCGGCGGCGGCCCCCGCGGCTGGTGGATCGCCGCGGCCGCCGCGATCCTGCTGGTGTGGATCATTCTGGTGGTCCGCCCGCTCGTGCGGCGCGGCCGCGCCGACCCCCGCCGCAAGGTGCTGCTCAGCGCGCAGACCGCCGCCAAGGAGCTGTCCCTGGCGCAGGTCCGCAAGAACGGCCGCTACACCCGCCCCCACCTCACCAGCCGCCGCGGCGCGGGCGCGGAGTTCGGGTACTACCTCGGCCGGCTCGCCGGCTCAAAGCAGGACCTATGGGTCGACTTCGAGAAACGGGTCCGCATCATCGCCCGGCCCGGCTGGGGCAAGACCTCCCGGCTGCTGGTGCCGATCGCCCGCGGCGTCCCCGGCGCCGCACTCATCGGCTCGGTCAAGGCCGACCTGTTCGAGCAGACCGTCACCGCCCGCCAGCAGCGCGGCACGGTCCGCGTCGTCGACTTCAGCGCGCCCGCCGACCGGATCGCCGAAGGGTTCCCGGAGGTCACCTGGAACCCGATCAACGGATGCGAAGACCTCTCGGTCGCGACCCGCCGCGCCGCGGCCCTGGTCGCCGGCAGCGAGGACGGCAACCGCGAAGACCACGACGACGCGTTCTGGCGCCAATCCGCCCGCCAGGTCATCGAGGCCTGGCTGCACGCCGCCGCCCTCGCCGGCCTCGGCATCAGCGACGTGCTGCGCTGGCAGGAGAACATCCGCTCCCCCGAACCGTTCGACATCCTGCGCCAGCACCCCGCCGCCGAGCAGCGGGCCCTGCTGGCGCTGACCAAGCACCTCGACGACCGCGCCGAGCGCACCACCAGCTCCGTGGAGCGGTTCATCGTCCTCGCCCTCGGCCCGTTCGCCTCCGCGATCGGGCAACGGTTCGTCGGCGCACCCCAAGACAGTCTCGATATTCGCCGCGCGATCGCCGAGCACGAGACCATCTACCTGCTCGCCAGCGAGGACACCGCCGGCGCCGCCGCGCCCGTGCTCACCCTGTTCGCCGAGGAATGGTTCTACCAAGCCCGCGCCCTCGCCGCCTCGAAACCGGGCGGGCGCCTCGCCCCGCCCGCGGTCGCGGTCCTCGACGAGCTGCGCTGGCTCGTCCCACTCCCCAGCCTGCCCGCGATCGCCTCCCGCGACCGGGCCGCCGGCATCGGCCTCATCTACGCCCTGCAGACCATGCGCCAAGAGGTCGAGCTGTACGGGCCGAGCTCGGAATCCCTCGAGTCCGGTGCCGTGCAGGTGTCGATCTTCGGCGGCTACGACAAGTCCGCCGCGCAGACCATCACGTCGCAGGCCGGGCCCGCGCTCGTGCCGACCGTCAGCGTCGGCGGGTCGATGCTGCAGGGCCCGCACTTCACCGACAGCGAGCAGCACCAAGACGCCCTCAACGCCGCCGACCAGCAGCAGCTCCGCGACGGCGACTCCGTACTGCGCGTTTCCGGGCTACCCCTGGCGTACATGCACACCCCCAGCTTCCGCGAGAACCGCCGCCTCGCCCGCGCCATCCGCCAGGAAGAACAACAGGTGCAGCAGGCCACGGCGGCCGCGCGCGTGCACGCCGCCGACCAGCGGCAGCGGGAGTACCAGCAGCACACCGCCGCCTACCAGGCCCGCACTACCCGGCCCGAGGCGGACGATACGAGCGCGCGGGGGAGTGAGCAGTCATGGTTCTAGAGCACATCCAGCAGCGCCTGAAGTCAGAAGACCGGTACGACTGCCCGTGGTCGTGGGACTCGCTCACCCCTGAGCTGACCGCTGCGCAGTCGCGTGCACTCGTGGCGTGGGTGCTGGACTACAACGAGAACTTCGTCGTCCGCTCCAGCCACCTCATCCCGCAGTGCTGGCCCATCCACCGCGGCCTCGCCCGCGAGATCGCCGCCACCTACAGCCACTGGATGGCCGTCTTCCACCATCCCACAGCCACCCCGAGTGACGCGACGTACTTCTACGACCGCGTGCTGCCGCCGTTCCAGGACCGCATCAGCCGGTGGCTCGGCCCCCACGCCGAGAAGTGCCAGGCTGGCACGCACGACGCCGGTTGGGACAAAGACGTCGCTGAGCGCGTCAACAGGGTCCATGACTCGGCCGGCGACACCCTCCGTGCTCTCGACGGTGGGATCGCGCAGTCGCTTGCAACCACCCGCTCAGCGCCCGCGGAAGGCAGTGACGACACGGCCGACGATGCAGCAGTCGGCTCGAGCCACGGGCGCCTCGGATCGCCTGACGACCCGTGAAGGACACCGAATCAGGTGGCCTCACCGACGAGCTGAGTTCGGCACATGCGTCTCCCGCGCCTGCGCAATGGCTATTGTCCGAATGGTCCGGGCTCTGCCGGGCCCGATACCGACACATGGTTCCTCAGGATCCATAGCAGGCGTCGCGCCCGAATGCCGAGGGCTACTGAAGCATGACTCGAGAACAGGAGTTTGATCACTAATGGCCCGGCTGATGATCCATAGGATTCCCGACTGGACCTCGGGTGCGGTGGGGATCAAGGTAGTCATCGACGGACAACTACAGGCGCAGAACTTGACGCTTCGCCGGCCGGATCTTGATTTGGAGTTGCCTCCCGGGCCGCACACATTCGTGTTTCGCCAATGGTTTGGAGGAAGCCGCCAACTCCATGTGAACCTGACCAACAGGACCGGGATTCTGGTCTGGGCGAACCCCGATAACGGGCCTCGGCTGTTTCTCAAGAAGAATCGCGAGGAGTGGGTATACGCCCGGAGGGCGACTGCAGCCGAGATCCGCGACGCACGTGTCGGGGTCGGGAAGGTAGGGAGGCCGCTGCGCAGCACGATTGTGGCCTTGGTGCTTTGGGTGCTGGCGCTCGGTGCCTGGAATTCCCCGATCCCGGATGGAGGCAAGCTCGTTAGCCTCGTCTGCGCGGTCGGTATGACCGCCCTGGGTGCGTGGCGATGGTTACTGCAGCTTCGTCGACGTCGATATGGCTAGTCGCCGCGCAACAGACCGCAGCGAAGAGATTTGAAAACTGTCGGAGCTTCCGCATACCGTTTGTCCGAGCACTCAACAGGGAAGACGGTGATGAAGTTTCATGTTGGGCCCACGGAGGGCGGCGCCTACGCATGGTGGCTTCACGGCGGCAACAACGAGCAGGTTGCCTGGGCCGGTGAGACATTTGCGAGCCAGTCAAACGCCGAGCGCGCGGCGGCCTCCTTCAAGGCGGGCGCGGCGAACGCTCGGTACGAGATCTACCAGGACGGTGGGTCTCAGTGGCGATGGAGGGCTTGGCGTTCGAGCGACAAGGTGGCAGCCTCAGGGGAAGCGTTCGCCAGTCGCAACAACGCCGAGCGCGCCGCAGAGAACGTTCGCCAGGACGCAGAGAGCGCTTCGGGTGTTTGACAGCTCGTGGCCCCTACATAGTTCGGGGCTTGGTGGCTCCTCATGTGGGTGAACCGCCCCGGCGTTTCACGAGCGGGAGGCGATCGACGACACCGGCAATGAGTTCGCGTTCGCGTTCACTCACCGGAATCGTTGACCACTGGCCCGTTCAGGGCGTCGAGTAGATCATCAAACGACCTTCCCTGCGCAGTCGAGCCGCGGTAAAGCATCCCGAGAACGCCGGCCCCGGACTGTTTGGGATAGTCGGCAATCTGCCGCGCCATTGCCCTCGCGGCATTCAGCACCGCGTCGTCTTCGACCACGCGCTGAGCGATGCCGAGCCGTTCCAGGTCCGGTCCGGTTACCCGCTCGC is a window of Cumulibacter manganitolerans DNA encoding:
- a CDS encoding transglycosylase SLT domain-containing protein, with the translated sequence MPASVKLAVAAIGVLSALLLGMMFAVTGGDSDAASSAKQPGTSACVAGSGLRAGTVPNGWEADILAAAQTSGVPGPILAAQLEVESGWNPNAASTKGARGLAQFLPGTWQAYGQGSPTDPKAAIAAQGKYMAALLQAVSSVATSTGADKVVLALAAYNAGPGRITEYHGVPPFAETQAYVAKIPALAQQTYAGDCTQQAGGEVVVQVGPGQWASPLPGGILTSTFSMRWGVMHWGIDLAVAGGQVTAPTELLITWAGDHGDGYGTSVVGRTTDGTDLQMRFGHCAAGSTTLTTGSTAPAGSKLCDMGSTGDSTGPHLHFEIYTPGSPQNAYATSCGCAIDPLPILTGKGMSF
- a CDS encoding YegP family protein translates to MKFHVGPTEGGAYAWWLHGGNNEQVAWAGETFASQSNAERAAASFKAGAANARYEIYQDGGSQWRWRAWRSSDKVAASGEAFASRNNAERAAENVRQDAESASGV
- a CDS encoding type IV secretory system conjugative DNA transfer family protein — encoded protein: MSSTEQQSTYRTRRQRAAAIGGAALLVLGAVLAWSVGGGLAALIDGDGFRPAYPRLHPEAFRGVLRGDDGAQLVSIAGGGPRGWWIAAAAAILLVWIILVVRPLVRRGRADPRRKVLLSAQTAAKELSLAQVRKNGRYTRPHLTSRRGAGAEFGYYLGRLAGSKQDLWVDFEKRVRIIARPGWGKTSRLLVPIARGVPGAALIGSVKADLFEQTVTARQQRGTVRVVDFSAPADRIAEGFPEVTWNPINGCEDLSVATRRAAALVAGSEDGNREDHDDAFWRQSARQVIEAWLHAAALAGLGISDVLRWQENIRSPEPFDILRQHPAAEQRALLALTKHLDDRAERTTSSVERFIVLALGPFASAIGQRFVGAPQDSLDIRRAIAEHETIYLLASEDTAGAAAPVLTLFAEEWFYQARALAASKPGGRLAPPAVAVLDELRWLVPLPSLPAIASRDRAAGIGLIYALQTMRQEVELYGPSSESLESGAVQVSIFGGYDKSAAQTITSQAGPALVPTVSVGGSMLQGPHFTDSEQHQDALNAADQQQLRDGDSVLRVSGLPLAYMHTPSFRENRRLARAIRQEEQQVQQATAAARVHAADQRQREYQQHTAAYQARTTRPEADDTSARGSEQSWF